The following is a genomic window from Candidatus Hydrogenedentota bacterium.
GGATTCCTCTGCAAAAACGGCCCGAACACGCATGCCGACATGAGCACAGGCGGGGTCGCCGCAGTTCAACAGGTGCGAAATGCACGAATCCGCGCCGTCCAGACGAATCAAGGCAAGCACATAGGGCGGTTCTTTGGGCTGGTAGGGTTCCCGGTACCGGATAACGGTGAAGCCGGTGACCGTGCCTTCGGGGCCCACCTCGACCCAGTCCTGGTCCAGACGTTCGAAGGTCCGTTCGCAGGTCTGACGGGGCGGTACAACGGTCCTGCCGGACTTGGCGCCGCGCACTCCGAGAATCTTCTTGCCGTCGCGAAGCGCCAGGAGGAACCGGCTGCCGACCGCCCCGGCAAAATACTGGTACGGCAGGGCCATCTGCCCCTCAATAATGAAGCAATCATTGGGTTCGCCGGTCATTCCATACTCTCCTAGTCAACGAGTTCGAAGTGTTTAATGTCTTCCATACAACCACTCCGTTCTTCATTGAACACCGCGCGCACGCGCGCGCCGCGGCGCACCTTGCCCAGGTCCGGCGCGTCCAGCAGATGCCAGAGCGGCGAATCCGCGCCTGCGCCGTCCAGGTCGACCCAGCAAATCACGTACGGGACATCGCGCGTCTCGCCAGTGAGCGGATCCGGGCTCGCGTAATACACGACGTCAACATCGCGGATGACGCCCCCCGGCCCGACTTCGACCCATTCGGTGGCTTCCTGATGGGAAACGGCATCAACCTCGCGCGGCGGCAGCAGACAACGCCCACCCGGCACGCGCACGGCCATGATTCGCCGATTATCCCGCAATTCGGCCAGGAACCGGCCCATGATCGGGCCTGTCGCGAACCGTTGCGGAATGCTTAACACCTGCCGCGAGACAATGAGTTCCTGTTTCTCTTTTTCAGGCATGTCGCACCTCTCCCGGCGCCGGTTTTTCCTTCGCGAGCAGCATGAGCACCGTCCAGAGCGTCCCTCCGAAACCGGAAGCCAACGCGCGCCGGACCGGTTTCGGGACCTGGTGGCTCCCGGCGGCGCCGCGCACCTGCATCGCGGCCTCCGCAACGCGCACAAGCGCCGTCGCGCCGATCGGATTGCTCGCCTGGACGCCGCCCGAGGGATTCAGCGGAAATGCGCCGTCGAGCCGAATTTCGTCGTTCTCGACCATTTTCAGGTGCTCATCGCCTTCGAGCAGGAGGAATTCGCGCAGCCAGTCGAGCCCCCACCAGGCGGACGGGTCGTACATCTCGAACACGTCGATGTCGCGGCGCGGGTCAGTGATGCCGTTCCGGCTGTAGAGCCGTTCCGCCGCAACACGCATGGTCGTCTTCTCCTGGCTGAACAGGAGCGTCTCTTCGCGATGGACCGTCTCATGGTCGATAATCCACGCGGGCGTGGCGCGGAACTGGTCGACCTTGTACTCCGCGACGAACAGGACCGCGCAGGCGCCGTCGCTCTGCGAACACATGTGCAGCATGCGCAGCTCGCCTGCCAGTGGCGGCGAGTTCTCCGCCATTTCCTTGATGAAATTCCGGTCGAGCCCGAGACGCCGGTGCGCTTTCTCATTAAGCATGGCGTGCTCGTCCATGATGGTGCGCATCTTCATTGCGGCGTATTTCGCGCGGTCTTCGCCGAATTCGTCGATGACCGCCTGCGCGGTGGTGCCGGTCAGCGCGCCGGTTTGGATGCTGCGCCCCCAGAGCGGGTCGGCCATGTTCGTAATTCCGCCGGTCGTATGACCCTCCTGGAGCTTCTCGAAACCGATGGCGAGCACAACGTCGTGCAGCCCCGACGCGACGAGGTTGTCCGCGGCGCAAGCGAGCGTGATGCCGGTGGTGCCGCCTGTGGTCAGGCGCAGTCCCGATTTGCCCCACACGCCGCTGCCGAGCGTGTGCCACATGTCCGGCTGGTGCACCATCTCGAATAGCTCCATGTTGCCATGGAGCACGCAGTCCACGTCATCAAGCGTGACGCCCGCGTCGTCGAGCGCTTCGACCACGGCTTCGTGGATCATTTCGGGCTGGTTCACTTCCTCGCGATGACTGGAGAAGCGGGACATGCCGCTCCCGATGATCGCGACGTTCCGGCGTTTACGCTTCATGAACTTTCGTCCTTCCCTACGCTTCCAACACGACCGCGACCTGCAATTGCCCCGCGGGGCCACAGCAGCCGTGCGCCAGCCCGCGCCGCGCGCCCGCCACCTGCCGTTCACCGGCATCACCGCGCAATTGCAGCGCCACCTCCGCCACGCGCGCCATGCCGCCCAACATCAGCGGGTTGCCCGCGAGCATGCCTCCGGAGCGGTTCACGTTGTGGCGGTCCGGCCCGTGCTCCGCGAGCCACGCCGCGCCGCATCCCGCGCCGCACAAGCCGAGGCCTTCGGCCCACTGGGGCATGTGATGGGCATACTGGTCGCACAACTCGACAACGTCGAACGCGGTTTTCGGGTCCTGGACGCCGGCCATGCGGTAAGCGCGCGCGGCGGCCCGCTCCAGCGCGAAATTCCCCGCCAAGTCGCGTTCGCCGAGGTAAAAGCTGTCGTAGCAGTTGCCGAGTCCCGTCACCCAGACCGGCTTGTCCGTGATCTCGCTCGCACGTTCCTCCGAGGCGAGGACCATTGCGGCGGCCCCATCCGTCACGGGGTACATGAAGAGTTCGCGGATGGGGTCTGCCAGCATCCGCGAAGCGAGCACCTGGCCGCGCGTCAGCGGGTTGGCGTCGCGCGCGACGGGGTTTTTCGCCGCCCATTGCCTGGAACGCACAACAACATCGGCCAGTTGTTCCTCTGTCACGCCGCTCCTGCGCAGGTAGGCGTCCGCCTGCAGCGCCGCGGCGGCCAGATAATCCAGGCCGACGGGCCGCGTGAAGAAGGGGTCAAATGCCAGGTGTGTTACCGTGTTGCGGCTCTTGGCCTGCGATTCCTTGCAGTGCCCGGCCAGCAGCACGATATCGTGTTTGCCGGACAAGAGGGTCGATACGGCGTAGTAGACACCCTGCGCGCCGTCGGAATCGACCTTTTCTTCAGAGCCGAAATGAGCCCCGACCACGTCGGTGACGGCGCTGTCCGAG
Proteins encoded in this region:
- a CDS encoding thiolase family protein, producing MKRKRRNVAIIGSGMSRFSSHREEVNQPEMIHEAVVEALDDAGVTLDDVDCVLHGNMELFEMVHQPDMWHTLGSGVWGKSGLRLTTGGTTGITLACAADNLVASGLHDVVLAIGFEKLQEGHTTGGITNMADPLWGRSIQTGALTGTTAQAVIDEFGEDRAKYAAMKMRTIMDEHAMLNEKAHRRLGLDRNFIKEMAENSPPLAGELRMLHMCSQSDGACAVLFVAEYKVDQFRATPAWIIDHETVHREETLLFSQEKTTMRVAAERLYSRNGITDPRRDIDVFEMYDPSAWWGLDWLREFLLLEGDEHLKMVENDEIRLDGAFPLNPSGGVQASNPIGATALVRVAEAAMQVRGAAGSHQVPKPVRRALASGFGGTLWTVLMLLAKEKPAPGEVRHA
- a CDS encoding OB-fold domain-containing protein, coding for MPEKEKQELIVSRQVLSIPQRFATGPIMGRFLAELRDNRRIMAVRVPGGRCLLPPREVDAVSHQEATEWVEVGPGGVIRDVDVVYYASPDPLTGETRDVPYVICWVDLDGAGADSPLWHLLDAPDLGKVRRGARVRAVFNEERSGCMEDIKHFELVD
- a CDS encoding Zn-ribbon domain-containing OB-fold protein, which produces MTGEPNDCFIIEGQMALPYQYFAGAVGSRFLLALRDGKKILGVRGAKSGRTVVPPRQTCERTFERLDQDWVEVGPEGTVTGFTVIRYREPYQPKEPPYVLALIRLDGADSCISHLLNCGDPACAHVGMRVRAVFAEESVDNILAIRHFEPVP
- a CDS encoding thiolase family protein; protein product: MQGMVWEVVKQVREQTGLGFGDGGIEAAVTVSNDVFDARTISDSAVTDVVGAHFGSEEKVDSDGAQGVYYAVSTLLSGKHDIVLLAGHCKESQAKSRNTVTHLAFDPFFTRPVGLDYLAAAALQADAYLRRSGVTEEQLADVVVRSRQWAAKNPVARDANPLTRGQVLASRMLADPIRELFMYPVTDGAAAMVLASEERASEITDKPVWVTGLGNCYDSFYLGERDLAGNFALERAAARAYRMAGVQDPKTAFDVVELCDQYAHHMPQWAEGLGLCGAGCGAAWLAEHGPDRHNVNRSGGMLAGNPLMLGGMARVAEVALQLRGDAGERQVAGARRGLAHGCCGPAGQLQVAVVLEA